The Saccopteryx leptura isolate mSacLep1 chromosome 2, mSacLep1_pri_phased_curated, whole genome shotgun sequence genome has a window encoding:
- the LOC136391185 gene encoding LOW QUALITY PROTEIN: olfactory receptor 1J4-like (The sequence of the model RefSeq protein was modified relative to this genomic sequence to represent the inferred CDS: substituted 1 base at 1 genomic stop codon): MGPENQSSVSEFLLLGLPMRPGQQRGFFTLFLGMYLTTVLGNLLIILLIRLDSRLHTPMYFFLSHLAFSDISLSSVTVPKMLTNMQTRRQSISYVGCIAQMYSFIYFAXLDNFLLAVMAYDRYVAICHPLHYTTIMREGLCVRLLAGSWILSCVNALLHTLLSVRLSFCANNTISHFFCELTALLRLSCSDTSLNELVIFTEGGLFSILPLCIILSSYVRIGTIILRVPSTKRLYKAFSTCGSHLFVVSLYYGTLVGAYFFSSSWDSKDIIASVMYTVVTPMLNPFIYSLRNRDIKQALEMCVRRVSMQSGAQ, encoded by the coding sequence ATGGGGCCCGAGAACCAGAGCAGCGTGTCCGAGttcctcctcctggggctccccaTGCGGCCAGGGCAGCAGCGCGGGTTCTTCACCCTGTTCCTGGGCATGTACCTGACCACGGTGCTGGGAAACCTGCTCATCATCCTGCTCATCAGGCTGGACTCCCGCCTGCACacgcccatgtacttcttcctcagccacttggccttctctgacatttctctgtcATCCGTCACTGTCCCGAAGATGCTCACGAACATGCAGACTCGGCGACAATCCATCTCCTATGTGGGATGCATTGCTCAGATgtattctttcatatattttgctTGACTAGACAATTTCCTTCTGGCAGTGATGGCATATGACAGATACGTTGCCATCTGTCATCCTCTACACTACACCACCATCATgagggaggggctgtgtgtgcGTCTGCTGGCTGGCTCCTGGATTTTATCCTGTGTCAATGCTCTGTTGCACACCCTCCTCTCAGTCCGACTGTCCTTCTGTGCCAACAACACCAtcagccacttcttctgtgaACTCACTGCTCTCCTGAGGCTGAGCTGCTCTGACACCTCCCTCAATGAGCTGGTCATCTTCACCGAGGGAGGATTGTTTTCAATTCTGCCTTTGTGTATTATTTTAAGCTCCTATGTCCGTATAGGGACCATTATATTGAGGGTCCCTTCCACTAAGAGACTCTATAAAGCCTTTTCTACCTGCGGCTCACATCTCTTTGTGGTGTCCTTATACTATGGGACACTCGTAGGTGCTTACTTTTTCTCTTCATCATGGGATTCTAAAGACATCATTGCTTCAGTCATGTACACAGTAGTTACCCCCATGCTGAACCCCTTCATCTACAGCCTGAGGAACAGAGATATCAAACAGGCCTTGGAAATGTGTGTCAGAAGGGTTAGTATGCAGTCAGGAGCACAATGA
- the LOC136392912 gene encoding olfactory receptor 1J1-like: MGPENQSSVSEFLLLGLPMRPGQQRGFFTLFLGMYLTTVLGNLLIILLIRLDSHLHTPMYFFLSHLAFTDINFSSVTVPKMLMNMQTQHLSIGYEGCISQTYFFIFFADLDSFLITSMAYDRYVAICHPLQYTTIMSQSVCVMLVVGSWVIACTCALLHTLLLARLSFCADHTVPHFFCDLAALLKLSCSDTSLNQWVIFTAGSTAIMLPFLCILVSYGHIGNAILRVPSANGIYKALSTCGSHLLVVTLYYGTIIGLYFLPSSNNTNENNIIASVIYTVVTPMLNPFIYSLRNKDMKGALRKLLNKKTYSSK, translated from the coding sequence ATGGGGCCCGAGAACCAGAGCAGCGTGTCCGAGttcctcctcctggggctccccaTGCGGCCAGGGCAGCAGCGCGGGTTCTTCACCCTGTTCCTGGGCATGTACCTGACCACGGTGCTGGGCAACCTGCTCATCATCCTGCTCATTAGGCTGGACTCCCACCTGCACacgcccatgtacttcttcctcagcCACTTGGCCTTCACGGATATCAATTTCTCTTCTGTCACCGTCCCTAAGATGCTCATGAACATGCAAACCCAGCACCTATCTATCGGCTATGAAGGCTGCATTTCAcagacatatttttttatattctttgccgATTTGGACAGTTTCTTGATTACTTCAATGGCGTACGACAGGTACGTGGCCATCTGCCACCCTCTGCAGTACACCACCATCATGAGTCAGAGCGTGTGTGTCATGCTAGTGGTTGGGTCCTGGGTCATTGCTTGCACTTGTGCTCTGTTACACACCCTCCTCCTAGCCCGGCTGTCCTTCTGTGCTGACCACACTGTCCCCCACTTCTTCTGTGACCTTGCTGCCCTTCTCAAATTGTCCTGCTCAGACACTTCCCTCAACCAGTGGGTAATCTTTACTGCAGGATCAACTGCCATTATGCTTCCGTTCTTATGCATCCTGGTTTCTTATGGCCACATCGGGAACGCCATCCTCCGAGTTCCATCTGCCAACGGCATCTACAAAGCCTTATCTACATGTGGATCTCATCTCTTAGTAGTGACTCTCTATTATGGGACAATTATTGgtctatattttcttccttcatcCAACAACACCAATGAGAATAACATAATCGCTTCAGTGATATACACAGTGGTCACTCCCATGCTGAACCCCTTTATTTATAGCCTGAGAAATAAGGACATGAAAGGGGCCTTGAGAAAACTCTTGAATAAGAAAACATATTCTTCCAAATGA
- the LOC136391184 gene encoding LOW QUALITY PROTEIN: olfactory receptor 1J4-like (The sequence of the model RefSeq protein was modified relative to this genomic sequence to represent the inferred CDS: substituted 1 base at 1 genomic stop codon), translating to MGPENQSSVSEFLLLGLPMRPGQQRGFFTLFLGMYLTTVLGNLLIILLIRLDSRLHTPMYFLLSHLAFSDISLSSVTVPKMLTNMQTRQQSISYVGCIAQVYSFIPFGVIDSFLLAMMIYDRXVAICHPLHYTMIMTKGLCVLLVAGSWIINCAHALTHTLLLLRLSFCANSTISHFFCELTVLLRLSCSHISLNELVIFTEGGMAVLPPLGIVLGSYVHVGCIILRVPIIKKLLKTFSTCGSHLLAVSLYYGGVASVYIFSSSWDSKNIMASVMYTVVTPMLNPFIYSLRNRDINQALEMCVNGVNCFKWQSLHPLIIVRSK from the coding sequence ATGGGGCCTGAGAACCAGAGCAGTGTGTCCGAGttcctcctcctggggctccccaTGCGGCCAGGGCAGCAGCGCGGGTTCTTCACCCTGTTCCTGGGCATGTACCTGACCACGGTGCTGGGCAACCTGCTCATCATCCTGCTCATCAGGCTGGACTCCCGCCTGCACACGCCCATGTACTTCCTCCTCAGCCACTTGgccttctctgacatttctctgtcATCCGTCACTGTCCCGAAGATGCTCACGAACATGCAGACTCGGCAACAATCCATCTCCTATGTGGGATGCATTGCTCAGGTGTATAGTTTTATACCTTTTGGTGTTATTGACAGTTTCCTTCTGGCAATGATGATATATGACAGGTAAGTGGCCATCTGTCATCCTCTACACTACACCATGATCATGACAAAGGGGCTGTGTGTGCTGCTGGTGGCCGGCTCTTGGATCATCAACTGTGCCCATGCCCTGACACACACCCTTCTCTTGCTCCGACTGTCCTTCTGTGCCAACAGCACCATCAGTCACTTCTTCTGTGAACTCACTGTGCTCCTGAGGCTGAGCTGCTCTCACATCTCCCTCAATGAGCTGGTCATCTTCACCGAGGGAGGAATGGCTGTACTCCCACCTTTGGGTATTGTTTTGGGCTCATATGTCCATGTAGGGTGCATCATCTTGAGGGTCCCCATCATTAAGAAATTGTTAAAAACCTTTTCTACCTGTGGCTCCCATCTCCTTGCGGTGTCTTTGTACTATGGGGGAGTTGCAagtgtttatatattttcctcCTCATGGGATTCCAAAAACATTATGGCTTCAGTCATGTACACGGTAGTTACCCCCATGCTGAACCCCTTCATCTACAGCCTGAGGAACAGAGATATCAACCAGGCCTTGGAAATGTGTGTCAACGGGGTTAACTGCTTTAAGTGGCAATCACTACATCCTCTTATTATAGTCAGGAGCAAGTGA
- the LOC136392911 gene encoding olfactory receptor 1J2-like: protein MRLKNQSSVSEFLLLGLPMRPGQQRGFFTLFLGMYLTTVLGNLLIILLIRLDSRLHTPMYFFLSHLAFTDVSFSSVTVPKMLMDMQTKYKSIPYAGCISQMYFFIFFTALDSFLITSMAYDRYVAICHPLHYTIIMRKELCALLVAVSWVLSCATSLSHTLLLTQLSFCAANIILHFFCDLGALLKLSCSDTFLNELVIFTVGVAVITLPFICILVSYGYIGATILSVPSTKGICKALSTCGSHLSVVFLYYGAIFGQYLFPTVSSFIDKDMIVALMYTVITPMLNPFIYSLRNRNMKEALGKLFSKVKFFSQ from the coding sequence ATGCGGCTCAAGAACCAGAGCAGCGTGTCCGAGttcctcctcctggggctccccaTGCGGCCAGGGCAGCAGCGCGGGTTCTTCACCCTGTTCCTGGGCATGTACCTGACCACGGTGCTGGGCAACCTGCTCATCATCCTGCTCATCAGGCTGGACTCCCGCCTGCACacgcccatgtacttcttcctcagcCACTTGGCCTTCACGGATGTTTCTTTTTCATCGGTCACTGTCCCGAAGATGTTGATGGACATGCAGACTAAGTACAAATCCATCCCCTATGCAGGATGTATTTCACAgatgtattttttcatattttttactgCCTTAGACAGCTTCCTTATTACATCAATGGCATATGACCGATATGTTGCCATCTGTCACCCTCTTCACTACACCATCATCATGAGGAAAGAGCTGTGTGCCTTACTAGTGGCAGTGTCCTGGGTCCTGTCCTGTGCCACATCCCTTTCCCACACCCTCCTCCTGACTCAGTTATCCTTCTGTGCTGCTAACATCATTCTCCACTTCTTCTGTGACCTTGGTGCCCTGCTCAAGCTGTCCTGCTCAGACACCTTTCTCAACGAGTTGGTCATATTCACAGTAGGTGTGGCAGTCATTACTCTGCCATTTATATGTATCCTGGTATCTTATGGTTACATTGGGGCCACCATCCTGAGTGTCCCTTCCACCAAGGGGATCTGTAAAGCCCTGTCCACATGTGGGTCCCACCTCTCTGTGGTGTTTCTGTATTATGGGGCAATATTTGGGCAGTACCTTTTCCCAACAGTGAGCAGTTTCATTGACAAGGACATGATTGTGGCTCTCATGTACACAGTGATCACACCGATGTTGAACCCCTTCATCTACAGCCTTAGGAACAGGAACATGAAAGAGGCTCTTGGGAAACTTTTCAGTAAAGTAAAATTTTTCTCACAGTAA